In the genome of Candidatus Moraniibacteriota bacterium, one region contains:
- a CDS encoding phosphoribosylaminoimidazolesuccinocarboxamide synthase, translated as MRNIVVLCGSDSDFRKIASGLAVLREAEAQDLICVLAVEVCSAHRNPDELRELLRKFNDCSVDAVIVCAGKLAAIFGYVDSISRNGLGNKHTLFIAVPLKGETENATQAAYLAATEVPDSQFVFMEEFFHDPAQAFWYAICGVRGEFPTVQLREQKPSRTLTLQNAYHEGRQRYTGEASADSNIALLESGGLIHWNTGKTREIFVNPECLEYLYILATDRVSIFDRVLNAAIPMKGAVLTAATVHWLLQTDIPNHLKAFGRTITDYFPERLRYVLSSEQMRFLMRHMIVVKRVRVFQIEAIVRGFLTGSSLTGYQQTGKVCGIELPRGLSDGSELPQPIFTPSTKAPYGEHDENIDFEDMVERIGLEAAETIRDLSLRLYEFARDMLRPLGIILADTKFEFAYDEDGRIVLCDEALTPDSSRFWLADQRQAALDRGEAPPSLDKQIIRDAGKAAGFPKTNPCWVPPRDLVEEMTSKYLRMFEIMAGMPIERFWRESMKID; from the coding sequence ATGAGAAATATAGTGGTTCTTTGCGGTTCGGACTCTGATTTCAGGAAAATTGCATCCGGGCTAGCAGTGCTTCGCGAGGCGGAGGCGCAGGACTTAATTTGTGTTCTTGCAGTCGAAGTATGCAGTGCTCACCGGAATCCCGACGAGTTGCGGGAATTGCTTCGAAAATTTAACGATTGCTCTGTAGATGCCGTGATTGTGTGTGCCGGGAAATTGGCGGCGATATTCGGTTATGTGGACTCCATCTCAAGGAATGGGTTGGGAAATAAGCACACTTTGTTTATCGCAGTTCCATTGAAGGGCGAGACGGAGAATGCCACTCAGGCGGCGTATCTTGCGGCAACAGAGGTGCCGGATTCGCAGTTTGTTTTTATGGAAGAGTTCTTCCATGACCCTGCGCAGGCATTCTGGTATGCCATTTGCGGCGTTCGGGGAGAATTCCCGACGGTTCAGTTGCGGGAGCAAAAACCGTCGAGAACGCTGACTCTTCAGAATGCCTATCACGAGGGTCGACAGAGGTATACAGGGGAAGCTTCTGCCGATTCTAATATAGCCTTATTGGAATCAGGCGGACTGATTCACTGGAATACCGGGAAGACACGGGAAATATTTGTCAATCCCGAATGCCTCGAGTATCTCTATATTTTAGCGACGGATCGGGTGAGTATCTTTGACCGAGTGCTCAATGCGGCTATTCCAATGAAGGGAGCCGTCTTGACAGCAGCAACGGTGCATTGGTTGCTTCAGACAGATATTCCTAACCATCTCAAAGCCTTTGGCCGCACTATTACTGATTACTTTCCTGAGCGTCTCCGATACGTGCTGAGTTCTGAGCAAATGCGTTTTCTCATGCGGCACATGATTGTTGTGAAGCGTGTCAGAGTGTTTCAGATCGAGGCAATTGTTCGGGGGTTCTTGACAGGATCCAGTCTTACTGGTTACCAACAGACTGGGAAAGTCTGTGGTATCGAATTGCCTCGCGGACTTTCCGATGGCAGCGAGTTGCCGCAGCCAATTTTCACTCCATCTACGAAGGCGCCCTATGGCGAGCATGATGAGAATATCGACTTCGAGGATATGGTTGAGAGAATCGGGTTGGAAGCGGCGGAAACTATACGCGACCTGTCCCTTCGGTTGTATGAATTCGCTCGAGATATGCTTCGGCCTTTGGGTATCATTCTTGCCGATACGAAATTCGAATTTGCTTATGATGAAGATGGTCGTATCGTGCTTTGCGATGAAGCTCTGACGCCTGATTCGAGTCGTTTTTGGTTGGCTGATCAGCGGCAAGCTGCTCTCGACAGAGGGGAGGCGCCGCCAAGTCTGGATAAACAAATAATTAGAGATGCAGGGAAGGCAGCTGGTTTTCCAAAAACAAATCCTTGCTGGGTTCCTCCTAGGGATCTTGTTGAGGAGATGACTTCTAAGTATCTGCGCATGTTCGAAATTATGGCGGGAATGCCTATCGAACGGTTCTGGCGGGAAAGTATGAAAATTGATTGA
- a CDS encoding GIY-YIG nuclease family protein encodes MYYTYILKSAKKPYRYIGSTENLRKRLLEHNQGKTKSIQHLIPFALEYYEAYTTKKLARKRELELKKNSFKKRELFERISE; translated from the coding sequence ATGTACTACACATATATACTCAAAAGCGCCAAGAAACCCTATCGATATATTGGTTCCACTGAAAATCTAAGGAAGCGACTTCTTGAACACAATCAAGGAAAAACCAAATCCATTCAACACCTCATTCCTTTTGCACTCGAATATTATGAAGCCTACACAACAAAGAAACTCGCCAGAAAAAGAGAGCTAGAACTCAAGAAGAACAGCTTTAAGAAACGAGAACTTTTTGAGAGAATCAGCGAATAA
- a CDS encoding ferric reductase-like transmembrane domain-containing protein: protein MNLLLRPFFWAHEGVTRLLRQYYRQIKIALLLIAHASLFGLFFPELRNSFGEWSRNLLVLILFVSPLARIFPISFFQLLLGMRRELGILFAYLATVHGVGYLMDPLWFPLSWSTYLASPLRIEPILLLGVVSYILTLPLLATSNALSLRLLKRKWVTLHRIVYAVFVFGMIHAFAIRHASGIWDAIFVISIYIALKALARYPHVALIVRVRKFIGEAYGRYAGR, encoded by the coding sequence ATGAATCTGTTGCTTCGCCCGTTTTTCTGGGCACATGAGGGCGTGACGAGACTTTTGCGGCAGTATTATCGACAGATAAAAATCGCTCTCTTGTTGATTGCTCACGCGAGCCTTTTCGGTTTGTTCTTCCCCGAATTGCGCAACAGCTTCGGCGAGTGGTCGAGAAATCTCCTCGTCCTTATTCTTTTCGTGAGTCCGCTCGCAAGAATTTTTCCGATCTCGTTTTTTCAGCTCTTGCTGGGGATGCGTCGGGAGCTTGGCATTCTTTTTGCCTACCTGGCGACGGTGCACGGTGTCGGATATCTGATGGATCCATTGTGGTTCCCGCTTTCTTGGTCGACGTATCTTGCCTCGCCGCTTCGCATAGAGCCGATCTTACTCCTCGGAGTAGTGTCCTATATTCTGACACTCCCGCTTTTGGCGACATCCAATGCGCTTTCTCTCCGCCTTCTCAAGAGGAAATGGGTGACGCTTCACAGAATTGTATATGCGGTGTTCGTATTTGGCATGATTCATGCGTTTGCTATTCGCCACGCTTCCGGTATTTGGGATGCCATCTTTGTGATTAGTATCTACATCGCACTCAAAGCGCTCGCCCGATATCCGCATGTCGCCCTGATTGTGCGGGTGAGGAAGTTCATAGGGGAGGCGTATGGGCGGTATGCTGGCCGATAG
- the tsaD gene encoding tRNA (adenosine(37)-N6)-threonylcarbamoyltransferase complex transferase subunit TsaD encodes MILAIETSCDETAAAVVEKSGDAVRVLSSVVSSQIALHAPFGGVVPNLAAREHTKNIVPVIESALREASASMKDIAAIAVTAGPGLAPALQIGVTAAKSLAYLWRKPLLPIHHIEGHIYANFIKEEQPATGNPHNRKSYQESEVGNGESKNSFPLLALVVSGGHTELVFMRDHFTYDILGETEDDAVGEAFDKVAKMLDLPYPGGPEIAKRADAFRRSAAFSSHNSANFSFPRPMKESGDYRFSFSGLKTAVLYFLKKHETQKQMENFINAVCFEFQESALDVLIEKTRRALAEYHPETAIIAGGVSANIELRHRMGEMIGHDFPDTCFLMPPFKYSLDNAAMIGAAAVFRWDCLSDTEKSRTTTLWRTLRADPNMKLCSIGVRL; translated from the coding sequence ATGATCCTCGCGATCGAAACTTCGTGTGATGAAACCGCAGCGGCAGTTGTCGAGAAGTCTGGCGACGCCGTGCGCGTACTCTCAAGTGTCGTCTCATCGCAGATTGCGCTCCATGCACCATTCGGCGGCGTCGTTCCCAATCTTGCAGCACGCGAACATACGAAGAACATTGTCCCTGTCATTGAGTCAGCTCTCCGAGAAGCATCCGCTTCTATGAAAGATATAGCGGCTATCGCCGTCACCGCAGGACCCGGACTCGCGCCCGCTCTTCAGATCGGCGTCACGGCAGCAAAGTCCCTTGCCTATCTCTGGCGGAAACCTCTTCTTCCCATCCACCACATCGAGGGGCACATCTACGCAAATTTCATCAAAGAAGAACAGCCGGCAACCGGAAACCCACACAATAGAAAGAGCTACCAAGAGTCAGAAGTCGGGAATGGGGAGTCAAAAAATTCCTTCCCTCTTCTTGCTCTGGTTGTATCCGGAGGACACACCGAACTCGTATTCATGCGCGATCATTTCACCTATGACATTCTCGGTGAGACGGAAGATGATGCTGTCGGCGAAGCCTTCGACAAAGTCGCGAAGATGCTCGATCTTCCCTACCCGGGCGGTCCCGAAATCGCCAAGAGAGCGGATGCATTCCGAAGAAGCGCCGCATTCTCATCGCACAATTCGGCAAATTTTTCTTTCCCGCGCCCAATGAAGGAAAGTGGTGACTACCGATTCTCTTTTTCCGGACTCAAAACTGCGGTGCTCTACTTTCTGAAGAAACACGAGACACAAAAACAGATGGAGAACTTCATCAATGCTGTCTGCTTCGAATTCCAAGAGTCCGCGCTCGATGTCCTCATCGAGAAAACTCGCCGCGCCCTCGCGGAATACCATCCTGAAACTGCCATCATAGCAGGTGGCGTCTCAGCAAACATCGAGCTTCGCCACCGCATGGGCGAGATGATTGGGCACGATTTTCCAGATACGTGCTTCCTCATGCCACCTTTCAAATATTCCCTCGACAACGCCGCGATGATCGGCGCGGCAGCAGTCTTCCGATGGGACTGCCTATCAGACACAGAAAAGAGCCGGACGACTACACTATGGAGAACACTCCGAGCTGATCCCAACATGAAACTCTGCAGTATCGGCGTAAGATTATAG
- a CDS encoding glycoside hydrolase family 1 protein, translating into MIRQFPEGFLWGAATASHQVEGGNTNDWSEWEAQNASRLAKKSTSEFGHLPGWTEKFGTEAARPENYISGVAVDHYHRYEEDFDIAKELGHTASRFSIEWSRVEPQEGVWNEEEIVHYQTVVRALRARNIEPFVTLWHWTLPLWLREQGGMLAPKFPEYFARYAKKVAIALGNDVTFWITLNEPDVVTGHAYIKAQWPPQERGLLKYIRANFALIKAHRSTYSAIKQHNPNAHIGIAKHQLSFELKRNTFVNRTLKLFAHYFWNKWFLNRVKDTQDFVGLNHYGRCVIDNGLYKNPNERRTDIGWEFYPESIYQALTELKPYGKPIYITENGLADRSDTLRQEFLTRALASVHRAIEDGAEIKGYLHWSLLDNFEWDKGFWPCFGLIAVDRTTQNRTVRESARYYAKICHANELETTE; encoded by the coding sequence ATGATTCGGCAATTTCCCGAGGGATTCCTCTGGGGCGCAGCGACCGCATCGCATCAGGTAGAAGGTGGCAATACGAATGATTGGTCAGAGTGGGAAGCACAAAATGCCAGCCGCCTCGCCAAGAAATCCACTTCTGAATTCGGACATCTCCCCGGCTGGACCGAGAAGTTCGGCACGGAAGCCGCGCGCCCCGAGAACTATATTTCCGGAGTCGCTGTCGATCACTATCATCGCTATGAAGAAGACTTCGATATTGCCAAAGAACTCGGCCACACCGCCTCCCGGTTCTCCATCGAGTGGTCGCGCGTCGAGCCACAGGAGGGGGTGTGGAATGAGGAAGAAATAGTCCATTATCAAACAGTTGTCCGCGCGCTTCGAGCAAGGAACATCGAGCCATTCGTCACTCTCTGGCACTGGACACTGCCCCTCTGGCTCAGAGAGCAGGGCGGGATGCTCGCGCCAAAGTTTCCGGAATACTTCGCCCGCTATGCCAAAAAGGTTGCAATCGCACTTGGAAACGATGTAACTTTTTGGATTACCCTCAACGAACCGGACGTCGTCACCGGACACGCCTATATAAAAGCTCAGTGGCCACCGCAAGAAAGAGGGCTTCTAAAGTATATCCGCGCCAACTTCGCACTCATCAAAGCGCATCGAAGCACGTACTCCGCCATCAAACAACACAATCCAAACGCGCACATCGGCATCGCCAAGCACCAGCTGTCATTCGAACTCAAGAGAAACACGTTCGTTAACCGAACACTCAAGCTATTCGCTCACTATTTTTGGAACAAGTGGTTTCTCAATCGCGTCAAAGACACGCAAGATTTCGTCGGATTAAATCACTACGGGCGATGCGTGATCGATAATGGGCTCTACAAAAACCCCAATGAGCGCCGAACCGATATCGGCTGGGAATTTTATCCCGAGTCTATTTACCAAGCACTCACGGAGTTGAAACCATACGGCAAGCCCATTTATATCACCGAAAACGGCCTCGCCGACCGAAGCGACACACTCCGGCAAGAGTTTCTGACGCGCGCACTCGCATCCGTCCACCGCGCAATAGAAGACGGCGCCGAAATCAAAGGTTATCTCCACTGGTCGCTTCTTGACAACTTCGAATGGGACAAGGGCTTCTGGCCATGCTTCGGACTCATCGCTGTCGACCGCACAACACAAAACCGAACCGTTCGCGAAAGCGCGAGATACTACGCCAAGATCTGCCACGCAAACGAGCTCGAAACTACTGAGTAA